The proteins below are encoded in one region of Triticum aestivum cultivar Chinese Spring chromosome 1B, IWGSC CS RefSeq v2.1, whole genome shotgun sequence:
- the LOC123139944 gene encoding calcium-transporting ATPase 7, plasma membrane-type-like, with protein sequence MECADILIAVGRRSTSPSPSSSWQPGRQWRKALNVIRTCHRLGILSAGVLPRRSTSYVAIKIHHDGSDSDAADSSGNANAAAFSVAADDELFKGLVKEKRDDCFRRLGGGAGIAAALASDAERGIRGDGDDVRRRRESFGGNTYPKPRPKSFFSHVWDALKDVFLIVLLVCAVVSLGFGIKEHGLKDGWYDGVSIFLAVFLVAAVSAVSNHSQAKRFDKLASESDNIAVTVVRAGRRQEVSIFDILVGDVVILKIGDSVPADGVFLEGHGLQVDESSMTGEPHPIEIDAEKNPFLTGGVKIVDGYGRMLVTAVGTDTLWGEMMSSITKETVEPTPLQQRLERLTSSIGKIGVAVAVLVFTVLTARHFTGSTKDDQGKPLFNKSHVTFDAVFSSLVVIFQQAVTIIVVAIPEGLPLAVTLTLAFSMKRMVKENALVRRLSACETMGSVTAICTDKTGTLTLNQMKVTEFWVGTDQPRGATAIAGSVVSLLCQGAGLNTTGSVYKPDNVSPPEITGSPTEKALLSWAVADLGMDADALKRSCKVLHVEAFNSDKKRSGVMIRDNATGGVVAHWKGAAEMVLANCSMYVDTDGAARQLGVEQRRNLEKVINHMAVGSLRCIAFAYKQLNSTTEQSKIDDDGLTLLGFVGLKDPCRPEVKAAIEACTKAGVAVKMVTGDNILTARAIAKECGIISSNDPSGIVIEGHEFRAMSPEQQLELVDRIRVMARSLPLDKLALVQRLKQKGHVVAVTGDGTNDAPALKEADVGLSMGVQGTEVAKESSDIIILNDNFDTVVTATRWGRCVYNNIQKFIQFQLTVNVAALVINFVSAITTGKMPLTTVQLLWVNLIMDTMGALALATDTPTKALMDRPPIGRTAPLISNAMWRNLAAQAAFQIAVLLALQYRGRDVFGTDEKSNGTMIFNAFVLCQVFNEFNAREIEKKNVFAGVLKNKMFLVIIAVTLVLQVIMVEVLTRFAGTKRLGLGQWGVCLAIAAVSWPIGWAVKFIPVPDRTLHDILTRRKSS encoded by the coding sequence ATGGAGTGCGCCGACATCCTGATCGCCGTGGGCCGCCGGTCAACGTCGCCTTCCCCGTCCTCCTCGTGGCAACCCGGGAGGCAATGGCGCAAGGCGCTCAACGTCATCAGGACGTGTCACAGGCTTGGCATTCTGTCCGCGGGCGTCCTGCCGCGGAGGAGCACCTCCTACGTAGCCATCAAGATCCACCACGACGGCAGCGACTCCGATGCCGCCGACTCGTCCGGAAACGCCAACGCCGCCGCATTCTCCGTCGCGGCCGACGACGAGCTTTTCAAGGGCCTGGTCAAGGAGAAGCGCGACGACTGCTTCCGCCGCCTCGGGGGCGGCGCCGGCATCGCGGCCGCGCTGGCATCCGACGCCGAGCGCGGCatccgcggcgacggcgacgacgtgcGGCGCCGCAGGGAGTCGTTCGGCGGGAACACGTACCCCAAGCCCAGGCCCAAGAGCTTCTTCAGCCACGTCTGGGACGCGCTCAAGGACGTCTTCCTCATCGTGCTCCTCGTCTGCGCCGTCGTCTCCCTTGGCTTCGGCATCAAGGAGCACGGCCTCAAGGACGGCTGGTACGACGGTGTAAGTATCTTCCTCGCCGTGTTTCTCGTCGCTGCCGTGTCCGCCGTCAGCAACCACAGCCAGGCCAAGCGGTTCGACAAGCTGGCCAGCGAGTCCGACAACATCGCCGTGACCGTAGTCCGCGCCGGCCGGAGGCAGGAGGTCTCCATATTCGATATCCTCGTCGGCGACGTGGTGATACTCAAGATCGGCGACTCGGTGCCAGCGGACGGGGTGTTCTTGGAGGGTCACGGCCTGCAGGTGGACGAGTCGAGCATGACCGGCGAGCCCCACCCGATCGAGATCGATGCCGAGAAGAACCCCTTCCTCACCGGCGGCGTGAAGATCGTCGACGGCTACGGCCGAATGCTCGTCACCGCCGTCGGCACCGACACGTTGTGGGGCGAGATGATGAGCAGCATAACCAAGGAGACCGTCGAGCCAACGCCGCTCCAGCAGCGCCTCGAGCGCCTCACCTCAAGCATTGGCAAGATCGGCGTCGCCGTCGCGGTGCTCGTGTTCACCGTGCTCACCGCGCGCCACTTCACCGGCAGCACCAAGGACGACCAGGGGAAGCCGCTGTTCAACAAGAGCCACGTCACCTTCGACGCTGTGTTCAGCTCCCTCGTCGTCATCTTCCAGCAGGCCGTCACCATCATCGTCGTCGCCATCCCCGAGGGCCTCCCGCTCGCGGTGACGCTCACGCTCGCCTTCTCCATGAAGAGGATGGTGAAGGAGAACGCGCTGGTGCGGCGCCTGTCGGCGTGCGAGACAATGGGATCCGTCACAGCCATCTGCACCGACAAGACCGGAACGCTGACGCTCAACCAGATGAAGGTGACCGAGTTTTGGGTCGGCACCGACCAGCCCAGAGGTGCCACGGCGATCGCCGGGAGCGTCGTCAGCTTGCTCTGCCAGGGAGCTGGACTCAACACCACAGGAAGCGTTTACAAGCCGGACAACGTGTCGCCGCCGGAGATCACAGGCAGCCCGACGGAGAAGGCGCTGCTGTCGTGGGCCGTGGCGGACCTTGGCATGGACGCCGACGCGTTGAAGAGGAGCTGCAAGGTGCTGCACGTTGAGGCCTTCAACTCGGACAAGAAGCGCAGCGGCGTGATGATCAGGGACAACGCTACCGGCGGGGTGGTCGCGCACTGGAAAGGCGCCGCGGAGATGGTGTTGGCGAACTGCTCGATGTACGTGGACACGGACGGAGCGGCGCGCCAACTCGgggtggagcagaggaggaaccTTGAAAAGGTGATCAACCACATGGCCGTCGGCAGCCTCCGGTGCATCGCCTTCGCCTACAAGCAACTCAACAGCACTACTGAGCAATCAAAGATCGACGACGACGGTCTGACACTGCTGGGCTTCGTCGGGCTGAAGGATCCGTGTCGGCCAGAGGTCAAGGCCGCCATTGAAGCTTGCACGAAGGCAGGCGTCGCCGTCAAGATGGTCACCGGCGACAACATCCTCACGGCCCGCGCGATCGCCAAGGAGTGCGGCATCATATCCAGCAACGACCCCAGCGGCATCGTCATCGAGGGGCACGAGTTCCGCGCCATGTCGCCGGAGCAGCAGCTGGAGCTCGTGGACAGGATCCGCGTGATGGCGCGGTCCCTGCCGCTGGACAAGCTGGCGCTGGTGCAGCGGCTGAAGCAGAAGGGGCACGTGGTGGCCGTGACCGGCGACGGCACCAACGACGCGCCGGCGCTCAAGGAGGCGGACGTGGGGCTGTCCATGGGCGTGCAGGGTACTGAGGTGGCCAAGGAGAGCTCTGACATCATCATCCTCAACGACAACTTCGACACGGTGGTGACGGCCACGCGGTGGGGGCGCTGCGTCTACAACAACATCCAGAAGTTCATCCAGTTCCAGCTCACCGTCAACGTGGCGGCGCTCGTCATCAACTTCGTGTCGGCGATCACCACGGGCAAGATGCCGCTCACCACCGTGCAGCTCCTGTGGGTGAACCTGATCATGGACACCATGGGCGCTCTGGCGCTGGCCACCGACACGCCCACCAAGGCGCTCATGGACCGGCCGCCCATCGGCCGCACGGCGCCGCTCATCAGCAACGCAATGTGGCGCAACCTCGCGGCGCAGGCGGCATTCCAGATCGCCGTGCTGCTGGCGCTCCAGTACCGGGGGCGGGACGTCTTCGGCACCGACGAGAAGAGCAacggcaccatgatcttca